CGCCGCGACCGGCCGGGACTCGGCGGGTTCCCGGTCGAGACGGGAGTACCCGCCCAGCCCGGCCGCGCCAACCACCAGTACGCCGACCACCGCACCGAGCCGCCCCGGCCACCGCCGTCCGGCGCGCCTCGGCCCCCGTGGTCCGGGCGAGGCCGTCGGCGTCGCGGCGGTCGTCGACGTTGCGGCGATCGTCGGCGTCGCGGCCGTCGGGGGCATCGCGGCCGTCGGGGGCGGTGCGGCGGTCGTCGGCGTCGGGGCCGTCGGGGCCGTCGCAGCCGCCGGGGGCGGTGCGGCCGTCGGGGGCATCGCGGCCGTCGGGGGCGGTGCGGGCGTCGGAGCCGGTGCGGCGGTCGCCGGGTCGGTCACTTCGGCTGCCCGGTTCGCTTCGGCCCGGCTGGCAGCCCGTCGGCCAGGTTCGCGTACTTGGCCGGCAGGTGCTCCTTGCACGCCTGGGCGGCCGGCTTCCAGGTCGGGGCGGAGAGCAGCGCGCCGTCGAGCCGAAGTCCGCCGTCCGGGGCCGGGTCGGGCATCTCGACGCCGCGATCCCGCATACACCCGGCGAAGGCGAGCAACCGCTCGGTCATCTCCTCCTTCGTCGGCGCGCCGGCCGCCACCGCCGCCTCGTCCAGCGCCACCCGGCACTCGGCACGCGCCGCCTCGTACCGCTGGTCGCCGCGCAGCCCCGGCTCGGCGAAGCCCGGCATGCCGCGCTCGTCGAAGGTCGGATCGGGTACGTCGTACCCGCGCTCGCGCATGCACGAACTGAAGCCGAGCGCCGCCGCCCTCAGCTCGCCCACCGGACCGGCCGCGCTGGCAGCCGCCCCGCCGCCCACCGAACCGCCGGATCCGGGCCCACCGCAACCGGCCAACACCAACCACCCCGCCAACCCCGCCGACACCGCGACGGCGCGAAGGGTGTTAGGAAGGGGCCCTTCTTCTCCAGAAAACGATAAGAAGGGGCCCTTCCTTGCAGTTGTACGCATTGTGGGTGCTCCTTTGGCTGGCCGGGTGGAGTGGAGTGGGGTGCGGGGCCAGCATCGGGTTCAGGGCGTCAACAGGAGATGCACAGAAGTCTTGAGGTCACCTTTAACCCGGACGGCGTTTACTCGATTGATGCGTGTGCTGGTTGTCGAGGACGACGAACTGCTGGCCGATGCCATCGCCCGGGGGCTGCGCCAGCATGCGATGAGCGTCGACGTGGCGCTGGACGGTGCGCAGGCGTTGGAGCGCACCGGCACGACCCGGTACGACGTCGTCGTACTCGACCGGGACCTGCCCGAGATACTCGGTGACGAGGTGTGCCGGCGGCTGGTGCATGACGGCGGGCACCACGGCCGGATCCTGATGCTCACCGCCGCGTCGACCGTTCGGGACCGGGTCGACGGGCTGAACCTGGGCGCCGACGACTACCTGTCGAAGCCGTTCGCCTTCGACGAACTGGTCGCGCGGGTGCACGCGCTGCTCCGCCGGGTCACTCCGGCCCGGCCGCCGGTGATCGAACGGGCCGGGCTCCGGCTCGACCCCGCGCAGCGGGTGGTCACCCGCGACCACCGGTACGTCCGGCTCGCCCCGAAGGAGTTCGCGGTGCTGTACGTCCTGCTCGCCGCCGACGGGGCGGTGGTCAGCGCCGAGGAGCTGCTGGAACGCGCCTGGGACGAGAACGCGGACCCGTTCACCAACACCATGCGGACCACCGTCGGCACGCTGCGCAAGAAGCTCGGTCCACCGGTGGTCATCGAGACCGTGGTCGGCGCGGGGTACCGGATCCCGTGACCGCCCACGACCCCCCGCGCCGGCTGCGCCTCACCGCCCGGGCCCGGCTCACCCTGCTCTACGCCGGACTGTTCGCGCTCTCCGGAGCGGCGCTGGCGACCGTGATCATGACTCTCACCTTCGCCCCCGTGGAGCCTGGCGGCACGCCGACGAAGGTGACCGAGCTGCGCAAGGCGACGACCCCGCCGTCCGGCAAACCGTCGGTGAGCGTCGCCGACCTCGGCCGGGCGCAGGAGCAGATCCGGCTCAAGGAGGCGGCCCGGCGGGAACTTCGGGATCGGATCGTGGGCAGTTCCGTCATCGCGATCGGCGCGATGACGCTTGCCTCCGCCGGTCTCGGCTGGTTGATGGCCGGACGGGTGCTCCGCCCCGTACACCTGGTTTCCGGCACCGCGCGGCGGCTCTCCCAACGCAACCTCGACCAGCGGATCCCGGTCGCCGGGCCACGCGACGAGATGCGCGAACTCGCCGAGACCTTCAACAGCATGCTGGACCGGCTGGAGACGGCGTTCGAGGCACAGCGCCGGTTCGCCGCCAACGCGTCGCACGAACTGCGCGGGCCGATGACCACCTCGCGGACCCTGGTCGAGGTGGCGGCCGCGACTCCCGGCGCCAGCCCCGATCTCGCGCTGCTCGCCGGGCAACTGAAGCAGGTGCTGAGCCGGCAGGACCGGATCGTGGAGGGCCTGCTCGCGCTGGCCCAGAGCGAGCATGGCACCAGCACCCGGCAACCGGTCCGGTTGGATCTGCTCGCCCGGGACGCGCTCGACCGGCGCGCGGCCGAGCTCACCGAGCGGTCCATCAGCGTACGGGTGGAGCTGGGCGCCGCCACCGTCTCGGGCGATCCGACCCTGCTGGAGCTGTTGGTCGACAACCTCGTCCGGAACGCCGTCCGGCACAACCATCCCGACGGCGTCGTCTGGATCCGTACCGACGGGTCGACGATCGTGGTGGAGAACACCGGCGACCAGGTCAGCGCCGAGCGGCTGCGTGAACTCGTGGAACCGTTCCGCCGGGGCCGGCAGGACCGGGTGTACGGCAGCGGCGGCGCCGGCCTGGGACTGGCCATAGTGGACGCCGTCAGCCGCGCGCACGGCGGCCGGTTCACCCTGACTCCCCGACCCGGTGGCGGCGTACGCGCCCTGGTCACCGGTCCGGCCGACAGCACGTCCTAGCGGCGGCGCCCCGGCTCCGCGCCGGACCGCCGGGTCGAACGGATCAGGCCCAGACCTGCTGGGGCTCGGACCGCCGCTGCGCCAACGTCGGCGGTGCGTCGTACTCGCGTACGACGTTGTAGCGGGTGTCCCGTTCGACCGGGGTGAACCCGGCGTCCCAGATCAGTTCGAGCAGGTCTTCCCGGTGCATCGTGCTCGGCGTGCCGTACGAGTCGGCATCGTGGGTGATCTTGTATTCGACCACCGAACCGTCCAGGTCGTCCGCGCCGAAGTTGAGCGAGAGCTGGGCCACCGACAGCCCGTGCATGACCCAGAAGCACTTGACGTGCGGCACGTTGTCGAGCAGCAGCCGGGACACGGCGAAGGTCTTCAACGACTCGGCCGGGGACGCCATCGTCGTCCGCTCCTGGAGCCGGTTACGGATCTTGCCGTCCGCCGAGTCCACGAAGTCGTGCTGGTAGCGCAGCGGGATGAAGACGGTGAAGCCGCCCGTCTCGTCCTGCAACTCCCGCAGCCGCAGTACGTGGTCGACCCGGTGCCGGTGCTCCTCGATGTGGCCGTAGAGCATGGTCGACGGGGTACGCAGGCCCTTGGCGTGCGCCAACCGGTGGATCCGGGACCAGTCCTCCCAGTGGCACTCGTGGTCGACGATGTGCTGCCGGACCTCCCAGTCGAAGATCTCCGCCCCGCCACCGGTCAGCGACTCCAGGCCGGCGTCGATGAGCTCGTCGAGGATCTCGTCGGCGGGCAGGCCGCTGATCTTCTCGAACCACTGCACCTCGGTGGCGGTGAACGCCTTCAGCTTGACGTCCGGCAGCGCCGCCTTCAGCTCGCGCAGCACCTTGGGGTAGTAGCGCCAGGGCAGGGTGGGGTGCAGGCCGTTGACGATGTGCAACTCGGTGAGTTGCTGGCCCTCCATCTCCTTCGCCTTACGCACGGCCTCCTCGACCCGCATCGTGTACGCGTCGGCCTCGCCCGGTTTGCGCTGGAAGGAGCAGTACGCGCAACTGGCCGAGCAGACGTTGGTCAGGTTGAGGTGCCGGTTGACGTTGAACATCACCCGGTCGCCGTTCAGCTCGGTACGCCGATGGTGCGCCAGCCGCCCGAGCCAGACAAGATCGTCACTGGCGTAGAGTGCCTCGCCGTCGGCCCGACTGAGCCGTTCCCCGGCGTACACCTTCTCTTCCAGCTCACGCTTCCGTCCGGCATCCATGCCAGCCACGTCCCTCCAGCAGCGGTCCCCCACCAACCCCGATCTCCGACGAGCCTACGTGGATCCTTCGACGACGCTCCGAACCGGTGGGGTGACAGCGACGTAGTTCACCGGCCGGCGCGGCGGGTTCACCGGGTTCTCAGCGTCTCGTTACCCGCCGTCGGATCGACAACCCCAGCACATTGAGGTAAGACAAAGTGGGACGCGATACACACTCAAGGCGATACCTCGGCGGCATCGACGCTGCGGTGGTGCACCGGATGGGGAGCGGCATGACCAACAGCAGGCGCGGACGACCGGCGCGACCGGGCATCACGGTTTCCCCGGTGCTACGCCCGATGCTCTGGTCCGCCCTGGTCGGCGCGATCGTCGCCGGGGCGATCGCCAGTCCGGTCTACGCCGAACCGCCGCTGCCGAACACCGTCCCCGACTCCGGCGTACGCCCCCTGCCGGTCGGCGTGCCGGTGGTGCCCAACAGCACCACGACACCGCCGACCTCGCAGATCCCGGCCGTCAACGGCCCGCTGGCCAGTCAGATCTACGCGCTGGACGTCGAGGTCGCCCAGCTCGGCGAGCAACTGCTACAGCTACGCCAGGCCCGGGACACGGCCGCCACCGAGGTCACCACCGCCGACGGGGCCCGGACCAAGGCCCGGGACGAACTGGCCAAGGCCCGTACCTCCGCGGACAGCGCGGCGACGGGTGCGCTCAAGGACGCGGCGGGCCTGCCACCGGGCGCCTTCGGCACCGACCTGCACGGCCTCGACCTGCTCAGCCGGATCCAGCGTGGCGAGGAGCACAGCGGCGACAGCACCCTGGCCGCCAGCGAGGTGGCCCGGGCTCAGCAGACGCAGCAGGCGGCAGAGGCCGCGCACCAGGCTGCCTCGGTCAAGTCCAAGCAGGCGGCCGAGACGTTCACGGCGGCGGAGAAGCGCTACAAGGAGCGGTCCGCCACCCTGGTGGCGCTCAAGCGCAACAACGCCGATCAGCTCGCGGCGATCGAACGCGCACAGGAAGCGGCCGAGCAGCGCCTCGGCGACCAGATCGGCGCGGACAGCGTCGCCGGGATGATGGCCCACCCCAAGGCGCTGGGCGCGATGCGCTACGCACTCGCCCAGCGGGGCGACCCCTACCTGTGGGGCGCCGAGGGTCCGGACCGGTTCGACTGCTCCGGCCTGATGCTGGCCGCCTACCTCTCCCAGAACAAGCGGATCCCCCGGGTGTCCCGGGACCAGTACAACGGCACCCGTAACCAGAGCGTCGCCCGGGAGGCTCTGCTCCCCGGCGACCTCATCTTCTTCGCCTCGGGCAGCAGCTGGACCAGCATCCACCACGTCGGGATGTACATCGGCGGCGGCAAGATGGTCCACTCGCCCACCACCGGCGAGGTGGTCAAGGTGTCCACCGTCTGGTGGTCCCGGTTCTACGCGGCGACCCGGGTCTTCCCCGCGGTGCCGGCGCCCAACGCGACCACGCCGCCGCCGACCACCCCGCCGCCGACCACGAAGCCACCGACGACGCCGCCGCCGACCACGAGGCCGCCGACCACCAAGCCGCCGATTCCGCCGACCACACCGCCGGCCACACCGCCGGTGACCCCGCCGACGACGCCGCCCGCGACCCCGCCGACCCCACCGACGACGCCGGCCCCGCCGGAGACCACCAAGCCGGTGACGCCGACGACGAACACGTCGACGGGCGGACCGAGCGCCACCCGGTCGACTCCGGCGGCGGACGGTAGCCCCAGCGGGGGCTGACGGTGCCGGCCGCCGGCCGGCTGTGCGCTCGTGCTGAGATATGGCACGGTGAGGGTTGACGTACTTCCGGCCCGGCCCACCGGTCCGGGCGTGGGCGCGGGAGGCAACAATGGACGAATCGCAGGTCAGGCCGGGCAACGGGGACGGGCCGCCAGGTCCTGACGAGCCGGCTGGCTCCACACCGTCCGTACCGGACGGGCAGCCCGAGCTGTCTCCGTTGCCGCCCCCGCCACCGGTCGGCACCGCCCTGCCCGAGCCATCGACCGAGGGCGAGCTGCCCGAGGCGTACGAACTACCTCCGCCACCGCCGGACGGAACGCTCTGGCCCGACCAGCCCGGACAGACTCCAACCGAGCAGCCCGACCCGGAGGCGGCCGGGGACCCGGTCGGCGTGGTTCCGGCCGACGAGGACGCGGCATCGGCAACGGCAACGGACGACACACCGGCACCGGTAACAGATGGCGTACCGCCGGAGGCTGAAGCGGTCCGGGACGCGGCTTCGGCCGATGAGGTGGTTCGGGATGCGCCGGATTCAGTCGATAGCACGCCCGAGCCCGTTCCCGTCGTAGCGACCACCGCTGATCCTGATCCCGATCCTGCTTCGGACGCGACCGCCACGCCCGATCCCGATCCCTCTCCTGCTCCGGACGCCACCGGCACGACGGACCCCGATCCGGTGGCCGATGCCACCGCCACGCCCGGTCCCGACCTCGATCCGGCTTTCCACCTCGATCCGGCTCCTGAAGCCGATCCGGTTTCCGAGGCTGACGCCGGGCTCCGGGCCGACTCGGCGCCCGACGCCGACGGCGATCGGCCACTCGACGCCGACGCCGATCCGGCTGCCGACGACGCCTCGCCGGCTGTCGAAGCTCACGCCGCTGCCAAAGCTGACGCCGCTGCCGACGTCGACGCCGCTGCCGACGTCGTCGTGGCAACCCCGGCCTCCTCGGGTACGCCAGCGGCGAGAGGGCGCGCCGCAGCCGTGGCGGTCACCACGCCGAGCGCCGCCGACATCGCCTCGATGCCCGCCAGCTCGTCGGGCAGCCGCACCTACCGGGCCGGTGACCTGGCCAAGGCGACTGCCGACGCGCCCCCGGCCACCTCCACCGCCCCAGCGGCCGCCGGCGCCCCAGTGGCCAGCACCCCAGCCGCCCCTAGCACCCCAGCCGCCCCTAGCACCCCAGCCGCCCCCAGCACCCCAGCCGCCCCTGGCACCCCCGTGGTGGCGAACGCCCCAGTGGCCCCTAGCGCCCCAGTGACGGCGAGCGCCCCGGCGGTGCCCGCTGGCCCGGCGGCCGCAGGCGCCCCGGCGCCCGCGGCTCCGACGAGTGCCGCAACCCCGGCAGGTGCCGCGACCCCGGCCGCCATGCCGGTTCTGAGAACTCCGACAACTCCGGCGCCACCGCTGCAACGACGCCGTCCGCAGGCGCCACCGGCGACGGAGTCGCCGTGGTCGGCGTTTGCCGCCGCCGTCAAGTCCCCGGCGGCACCGCCCGCCGACCCGGCCGCCGCCGCATCGCCCGGTCCCGCCCAGTTCGACCCGGTACGGCAGTACGGCCGCTCCGACGCGTCGGCCCTGGCCGGATCGCCGGGATCGGGTACCGCCACTCCGCCGGCAACCTCCGATCCGTCACCTCGCGGCGCCGAATCCCCGTCCGGCGGCGCACCGGGATACACCGTGCCGCCACAGCGCAGTGCCCCCCGGAGCAGTGCCGGTACGACCCGGGCCAGCGCCTCGGTGCCGGGACTACCCCGGGTGCTGCCGACCGAGGCCGCTGCCGCGGCGGTGGTGCCGGGGCGGGCGAAGGTGTACCGGGCCAGCGAGCCGGATCCGGCCGAACCGCCGGCGCCGAACCGTCCCCCCGAGCCGGTACAACCGCCGGAACCGGCACAGCCGCCGAAACCGCCGGTTCCCGAGCCGTCGCCGGGGCCGAGCCCGGTGCCGTCACCGTTCCCGGTACCCGTACCCCCGACGCCGGGCCCCGGACCGGGACCGTTCTCCCCGGGACCTGGTCCGATGCCGCCGGTCCCGGGTCCGACACCGCCCGGACCGATGCCGACGCCGTACCCGCCCACCTCGGCGGGCCCGGGCGCGGTCTCCTACCTGAGCCCGCCCGGATCGGGTGGCCCG
The nucleotide sequence above comes from Plantactinospora soyae. Encoded proteins:
- a CDS encoding response regulator transcription factor, whose protein sequence is MRVLVVEDDELLADAIARGLRQHAMSVDVALDGAQALERTGTTRYDVVVLDRDLPEILGDEVCRRLVHDGGHHGRILMLTAASTVRDRVDGLNLGADDYLSKPFAFDELVARVHALLRRVTPARPPVIERAGLRLDPAQRVVTRDHRYVRLAPKEFAVLYVLLAADGAVVSAEELLERAWDENADPFTNTMRTTVGTLRKKLGPPVVIETVVGAGYRIP
- a CDS encoding ATP-binding protein, translated to MTAHDPPRRLRLTARARLTLLYAGLFALSGAALATVIMTLTFAPVEPGGTPTKVTELRKATTPPSGKPSVSVADLGRAQEQIRLKEAARRELRDRIVGSSVIAIGAMTLASAGLGWLMAGRVLRPVHLVSGTARRLSQRNLDQRIPVAGPRDEMRELAETFNSMLDRLETAFEAQRRFAANASHELRGPMTTSRTLVEVAAATPGASPDLALLAGQLKQVLSRQDRIVEGLLALAQSEHGTSTRQPVRLDLLARDALDRRAAELTERSISVRVELGAATVSGDPTLLELLVDNLVRNAVRHNHPDGVVWIRTDGSTIVVENTGDQVSAERLRELVEPFRRGRQDRVYGSGGAGLGLAIVDAVSRAHGGRFTLTPRPGGGVRALVTGPADSTS
- the mqnE gene encoding aminofutalosine synthase MqnE, with translation MDAGRKRELEEKVYAGERLSRADGEALYASDDLVWLGRLAHHRRTELNGDRVMFNVNRHLNLTNVCSASCAYCSFQRKPGEADAYTMRVEEAVRKAKEMEGQQLTELHIVNGLHPTLPWRYYPKVLRELKAALPDVKLKAFTATEVQWFEKISGLPADEILDELIDAGLESLTGGGAEIFDWEVRQHIVDHECHWEDWSRIHRLAHAKGLRTPSTMLYGHIEEHRHRVDHVLRLRELQDETGGFTVFIPLRYQHDFVDSADGKIRNRLQERTTMASPAESLKTFAVSRLLLDNVPHVKCFWVMHGLSVAQLSLNFGADDLDGSVVEYKITHDADSYGTPSTMHREDLLELIWDAGFTPVERDTRYNVVREYDAPPTLAQRRSEPQQVWA
- a CDS encoding C40 family peptidase — translated: MTNSRRGRPARPGITVSPVLRPMLWSALVGAIVAGAIASPVYAEPPLPNTVPDSGVRPLPVGVPVVPNSTTTPPTSQIPAVNGPLASQIYALDVEVAQLGEQLLQLRQARDTAATEVTTADGARTKARDELAKARTSADSAATGALKDAAGLPPGAFGTDLHGLDLLSRIQRGEEHSGDSTLAASEVARAQQTQQAAEAAHQAASVKSKQAAETFTAAEKRYKERSATLVALKRNNADQLAAIERAQEAAEQRLGDQIGADSVAGMMAHPKALGAMRYALAQRGDPYLWGAEGPDRFDCSGLMLAAYLSQNKRIPRVSRDQYNGTRNQSVAREALLPGDLIFFASGSSWTSIHHVGMYIGGGKMVHSPTTGEVVKVSTVWWSRFYAATRVFPAVPAPNATTPPPTTPPPTTKPPTTPPPTTRPPTTKPPIPPTTPPATPPVTPPTTPPATPPTPPTTPAPPETTKPVTPTTNTSTGGPSATRSTPAADGSPSGG